cttagtccgtttcagaagtacatacttaaattctttcttggatctaacaggctctaaaggcttgatgttagaaacactcgaggtctcataatggctgaggatggaatcttctagctccctacaaaagagtatgctgcagtgccagaagttccctgggttcagtcaaccctaaaagacacatcctgcaagctgtggtgatgacattaagggtgcaattcacctcacctgccttcagccatccagatgttaagcctcTAGATGAAGCTAGCACCaagggatgtgtctgcagtcagcagagaaagacaggcagctgactgtgcacacctaagacacctatcttagggccaaaatattacccttgcaggtgctcctaaacctccattaattctaatggtagctttaaaagctaagtgcaatgagacgtttgtattcttaatggataaagttaggtgcaatggttccacttggattcccaaccaagcactgccggtgtatatgcctgtcgcagactcatgcggcaaaattatccccactgccccagctatcagctggacgaggagattacctgcataatttttccgtgtagcactggagacagggtgggctgTGCagacgaaacaataatgtttcaatttgtcacatttcacccgttcaggtagtctgtctccccacttgctgtggcatttgacaaaggggtaaggaactattcatgtcggttagattatcccatgattcacctcttcaccactgtccttattttgacttgtttctctcttctttttgactatctcctgctgtctttcatggcacttctctatcttgtcatgtccaaactaacagctggcagggcgagtaggaaagagtcacacagtttgacctcatgggacaaaaatggagtgaattttatttctggacctttggttttggaggttttttggggggcaatattctcattcaaatcccagtatcatggggagagagcagggtgaattgacagaacggtgtgaaacagttatttaagccataattccaatgtcatgtgagggtcagacactttctcttacacatgcttcttaaaacttctaagaaattagtaaggcctgactctgtcagactgaattattatctatacataaggctccagaggccaaaccaatcacattaaactacatttcattaaaatagaaatcagtcatcaacataaaaatcTACCAGCTATTATGACTACTCgacgatgttttctgggagtatggataggaaaaactcggtctgATTTAATGCTACCTTAATTTGTATGTTGATTGTCTACAATTTttatacacttttgacaatatacatctcacctaatcctagctatgtgaagcaaagacaattatatctgagctaatatccctgggttccctctttattaagacaggaaaatgaggaactttttgggtatgatcaatctgagctaacattgctttattttaacgtacttgttcccaccactggctgtaaaaggatcctcaagaaataagttcaaaaagagacacatacgtTGTAATttagcttttcctacatgccacacacaatttggcctcagatacggtgttttaaatgacacataaaagctctgggctccaagtccaaacacagcaatcctttcctgaatctacctctggctacaaagagctggaaaggcattgcaaacaccaccagatgatcacgagagaaagtcacacgagctaccacctctgtgctctctgcttagaGGTCTGtttgaaatcagagacagtgacagatcagtacttcacagtgaagccctcattatgagtgctaaaactacatcaaccttccttccaaatacaaccagcctggctcatggagctaattacagtgggactgtgcaaaaggcagggccgtcatatgctctcctcaagttcatggagagcttctgcctcatcagctctgcctgtggcatggtgggaaatggcacggtcctgtggtacctcggcttccgcatccggaggaaccgcttcactgtctacatcctgaacctggctgccgctgactttggctacctgctctgcattgccatcgaaacagttcagtacctgatgcactttaatgtgggagtgcagtttgggatattcctcttcctggatcttttcacgtacgggactggcttgtatctcctgacagccatcagcattgagaggtgcctgtctgtcctctgtcccccctggtgccgaagccatcgcccaaagcacttgtccggcatcatctccggcctgctctggagcctctcgctgctgctgaacatgctggggtacatttcttgcactgttcgcccctctagcaactgccacatactcctcatcatccttggagtcctggacttcctcttctgcacgcccctcatgctggtattcagcctcactctcttcctcaaagtcaagtgcagctcccagcacctccaaacaggcaggctcttcaccctgattatgctcaccatcctcttcttcctcatttttgctgttccgctgagcatcctgatcctctttgacttctggggctataaatttctctactccccagagattggttttgtgctgtcctgcatcAATAGCAGCATCAGTCCAGCTCTTTACTTCATCatgggcagctacagggatcggaggattcagctcaccctcaggctggccttccagagggcctttgaagattcagcagatgacaaagatgaatgggaaagccacaaaacaataactatggcctcttaaattcatcccttcttttgcctgaacccCTTCTGCactggagacaaaaggaaagagagaggaagactatgaagattcctttaaaccattggactctagaaatcggggcgggggggggggggagtgaatataaggctttaatttagggttatcccaagccatgttgctagtctgctacattaagcccatattcaaatgccctttgttcatttagactcctgcacaatatggcatgagaagcaggctgcatagctttctaactctgcttactgtcactgtccttgggtgcgaaatttattaaacaccatcTGGAAATGTGTCAGcttggtctttgtttgcttcttgctttcaaccttcacgttaactgaaagcaaaaatctcagctccttctccatcaattttcttgctcctaaagccattgcatagaccacatattgtcaaaagtgtctggtcaaaaatattttcaaaaacaattattttggcaataaaccatacaAGGGATCTCTCCCCGCCCCTCAACAttcttttttgggaaaaaaagaaggttttctaaaagaaatgtggtagGAAGCATGACcgcaatgtattgaaggaagggagagctatatggggatgtatgttctcctctgcttgagtgcttttccccaggtgtctgcctggatgctgtccctgcttaccagaaggaacaggccaacctccctccagccacaaactgaaagctctccctgaaaaaggaagagtttcagggtgaggcagggtgcaggttgtgagaatacaaatgaaaaaagggatgtgagtgtgtcagagttcaaaggaaggaatcctaagggaataacgaagagagtccccctgctgccacaaaactcccaccatctgtggggcacaggacggtgtaggaagttcctcagggcagagagaagggaagactgacaaattcccatcccaaagaagccactagaggtaggagagaacttggctagccctgaccttgcaaaggaggtagcaggaggtgcagtgggtcgaccacctgatttgctggcaaaggttgctgggtagagccaagcccccttgcaggccagaagcactcctgtaaaacagcagcaagctggggaggcagtgaggctctatcagacacacaagagcctgcgggggcagcgaaggaaggcacacagcaggcggtcccctttctcctggagtctgctccaaagacccgcgagggccctgtgaaaacctggccagaagtaatccagaacatcttctggaggatcacagggagaatacaggcaggatcgacctgtcaaggacatcatctcactctgagcatgactctcaagtagtgtgacacatccctgcagtgaaacgggctgatagggttaatgcaagaaattcagccaaatagagagctggggccaaagctgactgcatggtctcttgtacactttccatgtcatccgtcatgtcagaggtaatccccaacaggccattcactctctttcttcttaaaagaacagatgtgagctgagaggggaagtaatatgctaatgctacttaagatgacacaattacatgaaacttagaagtacagatactatttttctgcttttcctgttcagctttgtaaagtgcgagtacatctgccctggcagttaactggtcaggaatctggactgttatgagctgctgcttatcccttcctggggatttttatcagctgcataaggatacaaggatatggaagagcagggaggagagtgctggagggtgagggagggagagaggcagtggagcagtaaacacagaaggaagcagagacttgggccagcagtccttcacatttttccccaagaaaccctgcagtctgtattgcatccttatggaaactggcctaaagcggattggccacacactccctatatatatatctcaagaactcatcgtaattcttactggaaggttgctcttggctacccgcattcagaacgccctttccaggaaaagcagccaaatcctatcaggggttgtcctttctaggctgtgcaaggttggacaccaacttaaccttacattttctgaacgctagatggtttccgagctcatcaggattaccgttcttttgaaactgatctctaacaggaaatagcctgctaaagaccatatctcaggagagagatagtatcaaaaaccgtttttacctgttgtagacagagtgcagtccaaacacatttgttagcatgaaaattagaacccttgtacaaattatacatatgcaaagaggaattagggacacatttgtccaacaattttaaaaagaactgatgctttttgtcatgttctgacatagtgaatcgatccctgcagctcaaacctgtctctgtcagaggcaaggactccttacaaagctttccttgctggtgtttctgtccctgcttttccccttcctctcccatcccttaagcaaccttgtcacttggaaatctagtatttcccagctgcatgatagctggaatttgtcccctcaacatccctcaggacttttcgtgaagaggtcgctctacaccagctcaaactgaaggagaattaagctcacaaagtctggttttgtctgtacatggagcaagtttcagggcattcagccatgctcttgacttctaatcctctctgtgtagaggaaatgactcatggaaagaaatttcaggagacaaacagggcaaaaaaaaaaaaaaaaaaagtatttagctgacagagattcctattttgtatagactgtttctgtcctggtaatcagatgaatattagcacccacttaattgtgagatttgttgttgttgtcgttgttgttctctgctcttcatggatcttgTGCACATttagtaatatattttctccatctgaaaatccatttgattttctcagtccattttgcattttctggagctgccttaggatgcgtttccgttatagctgtgctttgcattagagtagcaacatatgcatcacccattttgtgggatgttcctgacaaagaaaagggatctgaGAAGAACCGAGAATACCCATCATACAATGTGTggtggagggaatactattaaaactactgtcaaagagaaccctaaatataaggcaaatcataatgaaaagaaataaagggaaaacaaaaggtaaAGGAAATAGggactggaccaggtaaatacttttttatgtaagacacaggaaaaatctttgctgaaagcttcagtgtgggctgaaaaaggacaaaaaaagccaaggttatttgagaagagctaattCCAGCCATGCTAGTCTGGTattacacagctgcacttgctctttggcaagggaataacatgtcctgcagtgatttcagagggagcaggaccagtccctatgtgattcaatgaactacatatgaggatttagcatgcttggcatattcccttgcagctggcctgcccaagtggatcttttgtcatgcaaacaatttatagcatccccgttacccaattccaccctgtaacatgtttgatctgtgccccaagatggctcttcatgttccacctttaccatatcggcctcagtccatcctgtgcttaataaactccaggcctcaagtgctcctcccgtgccatgctcctgacctcatcagacatttgtgcttgggtaaacacctggctgttggtcacagcttcttacggctgccttggtccacacaagagcaaggctttcatgtgaactgcgtttgtgtgagctccagcaaggtgcagaggtattacctaaacctacacattccccccgagactatcacaagaaagagcaacacttctactagttatggtcattttctcttctcttgcattgttcaagaaaacttcatttagagataaaataaatgtaaagtatttcgggtgggaaggatttatctttagtcttggtaaaagctaagggtaggatttaggtcaccggactttgggtcctcacagtgtaggtgtgccaggtgcctaggatcccactacaaccatggagatccaggaaatgcagtcagtggagccgaaagaacaagtggatatagaaggagaacagcagagagttctcatggtttctagtgaaatctctgctaaagcaatattataatcaactgtcaaagggcttctccaaaccttgttaactgacatgaaatggcttcaggagtactgttactccatagaattaaaacaaacaaaaatgagaagctttgacccctgttagttctttgaactagtgggatagctcgcatgactggaatgctgtcatggatggctacgtgctttttaggaaagacaggccaggaaagcgaggtggtggagttgctctttatgtgagagagcaactggaatgtattgagctgtgcctaggggtggatgaagagcgagtcgagagcttatgggtaaggatcaaagggcaggctagcatgggtgacactgttgtgggtgtttactacaggccacctgatcaggaagaggaagtcgatgaggccttctacagacagctggaagtagcctcacgatcccaggccttggttctcataggggacttcaaccaccctgagatctgctggaaagacaacacagctaggcacaaacagtcccggaggttcctgcagagcattggtgacaacttcttgacacaggtggtggaggagccaacaaggagaggtgtgctgctggacctcgtactaacaaacaaagaaggactggtggaagatgtgaaggtcgggggcagccttggctgcagtgaccatgagatggtggagttcaggatcctgcgaggaggcagcagggcactgaataggatcgcaaccctggacttgaggagagcaaactttggcctcttcagggacctacttggaggaatgccatgggttagggccctagaaggaaggggtgttcaagagagctggttaatattcaaacatcacttcctccaggctcaagagcggtgcatccctatgagtaggaagtcaagcaaaggaggtaggagacctgcatggatgagcaaggagctcctggcaaaactcaaccagaaggaggaagtctacagaaagtggaaagggggacaggccacttgggaggaatataggaacattgtcagagtatgcagggatgcaacgaggaaggctaagacccgtttggaattaaatctggtgagagatgtcaaggacaacaagaagggcttcttcaaagacatcagtagcaagaggaagactagggaaaatgtgggccctttgctgaatggggagggtgccctggtgacgaaagatgcagagaaggcagagttactgaatgccgcctttgcttcagtctttcctgctcaggccagccctcaggaaccccagaccctggaggcaagagagaaagtctggagaaaggaagactttcccttggtggaggaggatcgggttagagatcatttaagcaaacttgacacccacagatccataggccccaatgggatgcacccacgagtgctgagggagctggcggatggtattgctaagccactctccatcctctttgaaaggtcttggagaacaggagaggtgcctgaagaccggaagaaagccagtgtcaccccagtcttctaaaagggcaagaaggaggactcaggcaactacaggccagtcagcctcacctgcatccctggaaaggtgatggagcagctcatcctggaggccatctccaagcatgtggaggacaagaaggtgatcaggagcagtcagcatggcttcaccaaggggaaatcatgcctaaccaatctcatagccttctgtgatggaatgactggctgggtagatgaggggagagcagtggatgttgtctcccttgacttgaggaaggctttcgacactgtctcccatagcatcctcatagacaggctcaggaagtgtgggttagatgagtggacagtgaggtggattgagaactggctgaatggcagagctcagagagttgtgatcagaggtgcggagtctagttggaggcctgtagctagtggtgtcccccaggggtcaggactgggtccagtcttgttcaactttttcatcaatgacctggatgaaggcacagagtgcacactcagcaagtttgctgacgatacaaaactgggaggagtggcggataccccagagggctgtgctgccattcagagagacctggagagactggagaggtgggtggagaggaacctcctgaagctcaacaaaggcaagtgcagggtcctgcacctagggaggaataaccccagtcatcagtacaggttgggggctgacctgctggaaagcagctctgcagagaaggacctgggagtgctggtggacaccaagttaagcatgaggcagcaatgtgcccttgtggccaagaaggccaatggtatgctggggtgcatcaggaagagtgttgccagcaggttgagggaggtgattctccccctctactcagccctgctgaggccacatctggagtactgcgtccagttctgggctccccagtacaagagggatgtggcactactggaggaagtccagcgaagggctacaaagatgattaggggactggagcatctctcttatgaggaaaggctgagagagctgggcctgtttagcttggagaagagaaggctgagacgagatcttattaacgtgtacaagtatctgaagggagggtgtcaagaggatggagccagactcttttcagt
This is a stretch of genomic DNA from Apteryx mantelli isolate bAptMan1 chromosome 4, bAptMan1.hap1, whole genome shotgun sequence. It encodes these proteins:
- the LOC136991902 gene encoding proto-oncogene Mas-like produces the protein MSAKTTSTFLPNTTSLAHGANYSGTVQKAGPSYALLKFMESFCLISSACGMVGNGTVLWYLGFRIRRNRFTVYILNLAAADFGYLLCIAIETVQYLMHFNVGVQFGIFLFLDLFTYGTGLYLLTAISIERCLSVLCPPWCRSHRPKHLSGIISGLLWSLSLLLNMLGYISCTVRPSSNCHILLIILGVLDFLFCTPLMLVFSLTLFLKVKCSSQHLQTGRLFTLIMLTILFFLIFAVPLSILILFDFWGYKFLYSPEIGFVLSCINSSISPALYFIMGSYRDRRIQLTLRLAFQRAFEDSADDKDEWESHKTITMAS